From the genome of Arthrobacter alpinus, one region includes:
- a CDS encoding HipA domain-containing protein — protein sequence MPEFESPDYATLAKPVTIISASPDQDAAELFSRAAMLAMVNNIEDHMRNHGLLQDNAEWRLSPSFDANPSRTGRSNTAPTPRDDSGSRDIRLLVEAADDSDGIEYMHNAFEGKAVPVPLRCPNGNHHHRHRRHSQRHRRRRR from the coding sequence ATGCCCGAGTTTGAGAGCCCAGACTACGCGACTCTCGCAAAGCCAGTCACGATTATTTCCGCCAGCCCGGATCAGGATGCGGCAGAGCTGTTCTCTCGTGCTGCAATGCTGGCGATGGTCAACAATATTGAAGACCACATGAGAAATCATGGGTTATTGCAGGACAACGCTGAATGGCGCCTGTCGCCTTCCTTTGACGCGAACCCATCCCGCACGGGCAGGTCAAACACTGCGCCCACACCACGCGATGACTCTGGCAGCCGGGACATTCGCTTGCTCGTGGAAGCTGCCGACGATTCCGACGGAATCGAGTACATGCACAATGCATTTGAGGGTAAAGCCGTGCCCGTGCCGCTGCGATGCCCCAACGGCAACCACCATCATCGACACCGCCGACACAGTCAACGGCACCGGCGCCGCCGGCGGTGA